From the genome of Methylocystis bryophila, one region includes:
- a CDS encoding 2-phospho-L-lactate transferase CofD family protein, translated as MLNVVVLNGGRGAATLIPALLARQGLHVTSVVNAYDDGKSTGEIRRFFGMLGPSDIRKVQELMLPQDDPDHAANLQLFRHRYALNAGHEETIAKLSAFAKGESAELADTRFESGRVAEALRAMIGEFLVGLRPIERVRGTPFSFSDCAIMNIVYAGAFLMFGRDMEQATLFIDRLFKLRGVVLPTSIEDKKLVALRENGQMLYSEAEIVELRSNVRIERIYLIDNYVDRARFEPLSTDEKRCFLERHHCPVRVSAGVELALRRADIIIYSAGTQHSSLYPTYLASGLARTISYNRTALKVFVTNIGADYETPNYKASDYLRGAYRYLNSPEPRQIPMQDLFDAVLVNKSQLKSSETYVDYDEEGYVDVPVPRIVEAFESTSAPGKHDGAKIVETILDLYEQPTRVAMCA; from the coding sequence ATGCTGAATGTTGTCGTGCTGAATGGCGGCCGCGGAGCCGCAACCCTGATCCCCGCGCTGTTGGCGCGGCAGGGTCTTCACGTTACCTCCGTCGTCAACGCCTATGACGACGGCAAGTCCACGGGTGAGATCAGGCGCTTCTTCGGCATGCTCGGCCCTTCCGACATCCGCAAGGTGCAGGAGCTGATGCTGCCGCAGGACGATCCTGACCATGCAGCGAATCTGCAGCTCTTCCGTCACCGTTATGCGCTCAACGCCGGCCATGAGGAGACCATCGCCAAGCTGTCCGCCTTCGCCAAAGGGGAAAGCGCAGAGCTCGCCGATACGCGCTTTGAGAGTGGGCGAGTCGCCGAAGCGTTGCGCGCGATGATCGGGGAGTTCCTCGTCGGGCTGCGCCCGATCGAGCGCGTGCGGGGAACGCCGTTCTCGTTCTCCGATTGCGCGATCATGAACATCGTCTACGCCGGCGCGTTTCTGATGTTCGGGCGCGACATGGAGCAGGCGACGCTTTTCATCGACCGCTTGTTCAAGCTGCGTGGCGTCGTGCTGCCGACGAGCATCGAGGACAAGAAGCTCGTCGCGCTACGCGAGAATGGGCAGATGCTCTACAGCGAGGCTGAAATCGTCGAGCTGCGCTCGAACGTGCGAATCGAACGCATCTATCTGATAGACAATTACGTCGATCGCGCGCGCTTCGAGCCTTTGAGCACCGACGAGAAACGTTGCTTTCTCGAGCGTCACCATTGTCCGGTGCGCGTGTCAGCCGGCGTTGAGCTCGCGCTTCGACGCGCTGACATCATCATCTATTCTGCGGGAACGCAGCATTCTTCGCTCTATCCGACTTATCTCGCGAGTGGGCTCGCGCGAACGATCTCTTACAATCGGACGGCGCTGAAGGTGTTCGTGACCAACATCGGCGCGGATTATGAGACTCCGAATTACAAGGCCTCTGACTATTTGCGTGGCGCCTATCGCTACCTGAACAGCCCCGAGCCGCGGCAGATCCCGATGCAGGACCTTTTCGACGCTGTTCTTGTCAACAAAAGCCAGCTCAAGAGCAGCGAGACCTATGTGGACTACGACGAGGAGGGCTATGTGGACGTTCCCGTTCCCCGCATTGTCGAGGCTTTCGAGTCAACGTCGGCGCCAGGCAAGCACGACGGCGCGAAGATCGTCGAGACGATCCTCGATCTTTACGAGCAGCCGACCCGCGTGGCGATGTGCGCATGA
- a CDS encoding NTP transferase domain-containing protein, with protein MAEIGALIAAAGRGSRAGLPFPKTLYPIQGKPILLRIFEMLRSYDAQPTVIVSPSGADPIAQSLEMAQMPAHFVIQPEPRGMGDAVLKYAQSPAYASAEHVLLIWGDVPFVQPETVSEMVAAHLREDNDFTFVTRRVARPYTVVSRDAGGGVAGVIETREAGGAPPSEGERDIGLFVFRKRPVMETLAQDLPGRRGRSTGEHGFLYVIEHLVHAGRKIAALPIAKEIELVSLNSLQDLNGFT; from the coding sequence TTGGCTGAGATCGGCGCCCTCATCGCGGCGGCCGGGCGAGGGAGTCGCGCCGGCCTGCCTTTCCCGAAGACCCTTTACCCGATCCAAGGCAAGCCGATCCTTCTGCGCATATTCGAGATGCTGCGATCCTACGACGCGCAGCCGACGGTGATCGTGAGTCCTAGCGGCGCCGATCCGATCGCTCAAAGTCTCGAAATGGCGCAGATGCCTGCGCATTTCGTGATTCAGCCCGAGCCGAGGGGAATGGGCGACGCCGTATTGAAATACGCGCAATCGCCTGCCTATGCGTCGGCCGAGCATGTGCTGCTGATCTGGGGCGACGTTCCCTTCGTTCAGCCCGAGACGGTCTCTGAGATGGTTGCGGCGCATCTGCGCGAGGACAACGACTTCACCTTCGTCACCCGCAGGGTTGCGCGCCCTTACACCGTCGTTTCCCGCGACGCGGGGGGAGGCGTAGCGGGCGTGATCGAGACGCGGGAGGCTGGCGGCGCGCCGCCGTCGGAAGGGGAGCGCGATATCGGCCTGTTCGTCTTCCGGAAGCGCCCTGTGATGGAAACGCTGGCGCAGGACTTGCCTGGCCGCCGCGGCCGTTCGACGGGCGAGCATGGGTTTCTCTATGTCATCGAGCATTTGGTTCACGCTGGGCGAAAGATCGCCGCCTTGCCAATCGCAAAAGAGATCGAGCTTGTCTCGCTGAATAGCCTTCAGGATTTGAACGGATTCACGTAG
- a CDS encoding glycosyltransferase: MKILAAVVTYNRKELLARCIDHLQAQSRLPDLILIINNASTDGTEEMLKERGVSFITQDNLGSAGGWRRSIQYAMDENYDAVWLMDDDGYPHSNALAKLEEAWDEGIVCASSIVLREDKPTHFVFPMPILDKWGQPAIFAFPRKIYTWAELKAATPGGTYPYAQLFNGALVSVATARRIGNVNSNYYLSGDEVDYSCRLHAAGRVISVLDAIQYHPDVSRRPFTPVKFYYYLKNQLILNSLYFKSVMLRHILTIGVVLARTLSRNGPGEALAYLCGSKASVFYLAIYRGLRGEIGKDFVG, encoded by the coding sequence ATGAAAATCCTCGCCGCCGTCGTGACATACAACCGAAAGGAATTGCTGGCGCGCTGCATCGACCATCTGCAAGCGCAATCTCGCCTCCCCGACCTCATTCTTATCATCAATAACGCGAGCACCGATGGGACCGAGGAGATGCTGAAGGAACGCGGCGTCTCCTTCATCACCCAGGACAATCTGGGTTCCGCCGGGGGCTGGCGTCGAAGCATCCAATACGCGATGGATGAGAATTACGATGCGGTATGGCTCATGGATGACGATGGCTACCCGCACTCGAACGCGCTCGCCAAATTAGAAGAGGCCTGGGACGAGGGGATCGTCTGCGCGTCGTCGATCGTCCTGCGGGAGGACAAGCCCACGCATTTTGTTTTTCCGATGCCAATTTTAGACAAATGGGGTCAGCCGGCGATCTTCGCATTCCCGCGCAAGATTTATACCTGGGCTGAGCTCAAGGCCGCGACCCCGGGTGGAACTTACCCTTATGCTCAGTTGTTCAACGGGGCGCTTGTCAGTGTGGCCACCGCGCGCAGGATTGGCAACGTCAATTCAAACTACTATCTTTCCGGGGACGAGGTCGACTATAGCTGCCGCCTGCATGCGGCAGGTCGTGTCATTTCGGTTCTCGACGCCATACAATATCATCCAGATGTGAGCCGGCGTCCTTTCACTCCGGTCAAATTTTACTATTACCTTAAGAACCAGCTTATTCTGAATTCTCTGTATTTTAAGTCGGTTATGCTTCGGCACATCCTTACGATCGGCGTCGTGCTGGCGCGAACGCTTAGTCGAAACGGCCCCGGGGAGGCCCTTGCCTATCTCTGTGGGTCCAAGGCGTCCGTATTTTACCTGGCGATCTATCGTGGTCTGCGCGGAGAAATCGGGAAAGACTTCGTTGGCTGA
- a CDS encoding glycosyltransferase: MTILYISQNGVTDHIGRSQVAPYVMGLARLGYDIHVLSAEKPDREDLVSRYAQEFDASGVAWTRVPYQNKPRYLGQARTQWELRAAARRIARMDRVELVHCRSFPPALIGWELKRDFGVKFIFDFRDFYADGGIAKASGLQKLLSHGMKRVEGPMIRAADKIVCLTERAASLLAEFYLWDRPDPASHFQVVPCCADFRHFDPAAVSEADKRRVRKRAGLTENDFVLIYLGSLGPDYLLPQMMALFAQVLAARPNAKFLFLANNGEELVGKACTAQHIPRDRIAFVSADRDEVPAFLCIADLSVIFIRADLSKAGCSPTKLAELFACNVPVIANTGVGDMDRIIDHERNGSAIVADFSEPTLRAAVDEALKPGVATNIRENSREFDLKAGVERYAKVYAELLQR, translated from the coding sequence ATGACGATCCTTTACATCTCGCAAAATGGCGTCACCGATCACATCGGACGCTCGCAGGTCGCCCCTTATGTCATGGGCCTCGCGCGGCTGGGCTACGACATCCACGTGTTGAGCGCGGAAAAGCCGGATCGCGAGGACCTCGTCTCACGCTATGCGCAGGAGTTCGATGCCTCGGGCGTCGCCTGGACACGCGTTCCCTATCAAAACAAGCCGAGATATTTGGGCCAGGCGCGCACGCAATGGGAGTTGCGCGCGGCGGCGCGCCGGATCGCGCGCATGGATCGCGTCGAGCTCGTCCATTGCCGCAGCTTTCCGCCTGCGTTAATCGGCTGGGAGCTCAAGCGCGACTTTGGCGTCAAGTTCATCTTCGACTTTCGCGATTTTTACGCGGACGGCGGGATCGCCAAAGCGTCCGGCTTGCAGAAGCTGCTGAGCCACGGGATGAAACGTGTCGAGGGGCCAATGATCCGCGCCGCCGACAAGATCGTTTGTCTCACCGAGCGCGCCGCCTCGCTTCTCGCGGAGTTCTACCTCTGGGATCGACCCGATCCCGCCTCGCACTTTCAGGTTGTGCCCTGTTGCGCCGACTTCCGGCATTTCGATCCGGCGGCGGTCAGCGAGGCGGACAAGCGCCGCGTTCGTAAGAGAGCCGGCCTCACCGAGAACGATTTCGTCCTCATCTACCTCGGCAGTCTCGGGCCGGATTATCTCCTCCCTCAGATGATGGCGCTTTTTGCGCAGGTCTTGGCGGCGCGGCCCAATGCAAAGTTCTTGTTTCTCGCCAATAATGGCGAGGAGCTCGTCGGTAAGGCTTGCACGGCCCAACACATTCCGCGCGACCGCATCGCCTTCGTCTCGGCCGACCGAGACGAGGTGCCCGCCTTCCTGTGCATTGCCGATCTCTCGGTAATCTTCATCCGCGCCGACCTTTCCAAAGCAGGCTGCTCGCCGACGAAGCTCGCCGAGCTCTTCGCCTGCAACGTGCCAGTCATCGCCAATACGGGGGTAGGGGACATGGACCGCATCATCGATCACGAGCGAAATGGCTCGGCGATCGTCGCCGACTTCAGCGAGCCGACGTTGCGCGCTGCGGTCGACGAGGCGCTCAAGCCGGGCGTCGCGACGAATATTCGGGAAAACAGCCGAGAGTTCGACCTCAAAGCGGGAGTCGAGCGATACGCCAAGGTATATGCCGAACTCCTGCAGCGATAA
- a CDS encoding class I SAM-dependent methyltransferase yields the protein MPISSNSPDAPINADASVVEGFGDEWERFDQSEVPEEELRTLFSYYFHIFPWDELPPNAEGFDLGCGSGRWAQFVAPRVGRLNLVDPSGKALSVARRKLARATNATFTQAIVSDPFLPLASQDFGYSLGVLHHVPDTLAGLRACVEKLKPGAPFLLYLYYRFDNRPLWFKLIWQASDALRLVVSNLPHPLRYVISQIIAGVAYWPLARLALVLEKLGISPASLPLSHYRDKSFYTMRTDALDRFGTRLEKRFTREEIAAMMTAAGLVDLRFSESEPYWCAVGRKQG from the coding sequence ATGCCAATTTCGTCCAATTCGCCAGATGCGCCGATCAACGCCGACGCTTCCGTCGTCGAAGGATTTGGCGACGAATGGGAGCGCTTCGATCAGTCGGAGGTTCCAGAAGAGGAGCTGCGCACGCTCTTCTCCTATTATTTTCACATATTTCCCTGGGACGAGCTGCCGCCCAACGCCGAGGGTTTCGACTTGGGTTGCGGGAGCGGGCGTTGGGCGCAGTTCGTCGCGCCGCGCGTCGGACGGCTCAATCTCGTCGATCCGAGCGGCAAGGCGTTGAGCGTCGCCAGGCGCAAGCTCGCCCGCGCGACCAATGCGACTTTCACGCAGGCGATCGTATCTGATCCCTTTCTTCCTCTCGCTTCTCAAGATTTCGGCTATTCGCTCGGCGTGCTGCATCACGTTCCCGACACGCTGGCGGGCCTGCGCGCCTGTGTCGAAAAGTTGAAGCCCGGCGCGCCGTTTCTCCTGTATCTATACTATCGCTTCGATAACCGTCCGCTGTGGTTCAAGCTGATTTGGCAGGCTTCCGACGCGCTGCGGCTGGTCGTGTCCAACCTCCCCCACCCGCTTCGATACGTCATTTCGCAAATCATCGCGGGCGTGGCCTATTGGCCGCTGGCGCGTTTGGCCCTCGTTTTGGAAAAACTGGGGATTTCGCCAGCCTCGTTGCCGCTCTCTCATTATCGCGACAAATCCTTTTACACGATGCGCACAGACGCCCTCGATCGATTCGGCACTAGGCTCGAGAAGCGATTCACGCGCGAGGAGATCGCGGCGATGATGACCGCGGCCGGACTTGTCGACCTCAGATTCAGCGAGTCGGAGCCCTATTGGTGCGCCGTCGGGAGAAAGCAGGGTTGA
- a CDS encoding glycosyltransferase, with protein sequence MEIAKTLSGAGACSLEKPFAQKNGGPLVCFVIPDLGLSGAEIVSTTLAREFLRRGYRVDIVTIFEISEAQQSLPEGARHFPILCKSIRELFIPYRRYLRTERPDVIVASMWPLTVIAAAAKVTSLVKASLILWDHNTLSIQYGGRGRAHHLFLKSSLRFLYPLADARVAVSNGVAEDLAVLADLPKDSFEVIYNPIYLAPVADREDAREAEELWRGWRGPRIISVGRFKPQKNHALLLKAFKSLLASRDARLLILGTGVLFESTAALARSLGIADKVMLPGARVNPAAYYESADLFVLSSDFEGFGNVIVEALASGLPVVSTDCRSGPAEILEHGRYGRLVPVGDSAALAQAMLSSLDETHDKEALKRRALDFSPEHIADRFLRLMHLEASANVTP encoded by the coding sequence ATGGAGATCGCCAAGACGCTCTCGGGAGCAGGGGCCTGCAGCTTGGAAAAGCCGTTCGCGCAGAAGAACGGCGGACCCTTGGTCTGCTTCGTCATTCCCGATCTCGGGCTGAGTGGCGCGGAGATCGTCAGCACAACGCTCGCCAGGGAATTTCTGAGGCGAGGCTACCGGGTCGACATCGTCACCATCTTCGAGATTTCGGAAGCCCAGCAGTCGTTGCCGGAGGGCGCGCGCCATTTTCCGATCCTGTGCAAAAGCATCCGGGAGCTCTTCATCCCGTATCGTCGCTATCTTCGCACGGAAAGGCCGGACGTCATCGTGGCCTCGATGTGGCCGCTAACAGTCATCGCAGCGGCCGCCAAAGTTACTTCGCTTGTGAAGGCGTCCCTGATCCTATGGGACCATAATACGTTGTCGATCCAGTATGGCGGTCGCGGCAGGGCTCATCATCTCTTCCTCAAGTCCAGCCTGCGTTTTCTCTATCCGCTCGCCGACGCGCGCGTCGCCGTGTCGAACGGCGTTGCGGAGGATCTCGCGGTCTTGGCGGATTTGCCAAAGGACAGCTTCGAGGTCATCTACAATCCGATCTATCTTGCTCCCGTCGCCGATCGCGAAGACGCGCGTGAAGCTGAAGAGCTCTGGCGGGGATGGCGTGGCCCAAGGATCATCTCCGTTGGGCGCTTCAAGCCGCAAAAGAATCACGCCTTGCTTCTAAAAGCTTTCAAGAGTCTGCTTGCGAGCCGAGACGCAAGGCTCCTGATTCTCGGAACGGGAGTGCTGTTCGAGAGCACCGCCGCGCTGGCGCGCTCTCTCGGCATCGCGGACAAAGTGATGCTGCCGGGCGCTCGCGTGAATCCTGCGGCCTATTACGAATCGGCTGACCTCTTCGTGCTGTCTTCGGATTTCGAAGGCTTCGGCAATGTCATCGTGGAAGCGTTGGCTTCCGGCCTGCCGGTGGTTTCGACCGACTGCCGAAGCGGGCCAGCGGAGATTTTGGAACATGGCCGTTATGGTCGCCTCGTTCCCGTCGGCGACTCCGCCGCGCTCGCTCAGGCCATGCTCTCGTCTCTCGACGAGACGCATGACAAGGAAGCGCTGAAGCGGCGGGCGCTCGACTTTTCGCCCGAACATATTGCCGACCGGTTTCTGCGATTGATGCATCTAGAAGCCTCGGCTAATGTGACTCCATGA
- a CDS encoding HAD family hydrolase, producing MTAHENPLQRLDGKQLLIFDFDGTLAETSPLHARAFVETLTPLGVPVDYPTLAGLRTRDAIEKAFRSAKRASEDVDVGALVAEKQRRARLLIEQELEPSPRIDAFLRWAQTRFRLAMVTSGSRGTIDLALRKLRYENWFDPLICADDVERAKPAPDGFLKALRLAQCEAAAALIFEDSESGFASARAAGIEFIDVNKFDWFATQLERA from the coding sequence ATGACCGCTCACGAGAATCCTTTGCAGCGGCTTGACGGCAAGCAACTGCTCATTTTCGATTTCGACGGCACGCTGGCCGAAACTTCACCCTTGCATGCGCGGGCCTTCGTCGAAACGCTGACGCCGTTGGGCGTGCCGGTCGATTATCCCACGCTTGCAGGACTGAGGACGCGAGACGCCATCGAAAAGGCGTTTCGAAGCGCAAAACGCGCGTCTGAAGACGTTGACGTCGGCGCTCTTGTCGCAGAAAAGCAGCGCCGTGCGCGGCTCTTGATTGAGCAGGAGCTGGAGCCCAGCCCGCGCATCGACGCCTTTTTACGCTGGGCGCAGACGCGCTTTCGCCTTGCGATGGTAACGTCCGGCTCTCGCGGAACGATCGATCTGGCCCTGCGAAAGCTGCGGTACGAGAACTGGTTCGATCCGCTGATCTGCGCCGACGACGTCGAGCGCGCCAAGCCTGCGCCGGATGGTTTTCTCAAAGCGCTGCGTCTCGCCCAATGCGAAGCCGCGGCGGCGCTGATCTTCGAGGACTCGGAAAGCGGTTTCGCATCGGCGCGCGCGGCCGGGATCGAGTTTATCGACGTCAACAAATTCGACTGGTTCGCGACGCAGCTGGAGCGAGCTTGA
- a CDS encoding class I SAM-dependent methyltransferase: MIADGLNDAAAKQETRRPCPVCGGEAGGAAFPYATRFNGFTFNRFACRSCHSVFVDPVPNAETFAKMYAKSAYHDAHYAECESRHYRDSAMLLKEFLPAGAHVLDYGCGLGLFLRALKEQSFLATGVEFDREAAEAAATASGCPAYAIGDFAQKSEPASFDALHLGDVLEHLEDPAATLGELMGFLKPGGLLFVEGPLESNPSPVFWAARLFGEAKRLLKPGFAGSGAPTHLLRVDATQQLAFFNRFWPELQAAHWSVYETGWPYQGGGAVKSAIAALAIAIGGKSFFGVTFGNRFRGVFRAPRDPAKERAA; encoded by the coding sequence ATGATTGCAGACGGACTGAATGACGCTGCCGCGAAGCAAGAGACTAGGCGTCCTTGTCCCGTATGCGGCGGCGAGGCGGGCGGCGCCGCCTTCCCCTATGCGACGCGTTTCAACGGCTTCACGTTCAATCGTTTCGCCTGCCGCTCCTGTCACAGCGTTTTCGTCGATCCCGTCCCGAACGCTGAGACCTTCGCAAAAATGTATGCGAAGAGCGCCTATCACGACGCTCATTACGCCGAATGCGAAAGCCGACACTATCGTGATTCCGCGATGCTCCTGAAAGAATTCCTCCCGGCCGGCGCGCATGTGCTGGACTATGGCTGCGGGCTCGGATTGTTCTTGCGCGCGCTGAAGGAGCAGTCGTTTTTGGCGACGGGAGTTGAATTCGACCGAGAGGCCGCCGAAGCGGCTGCGACCGCGTCGGGCTGTCCAGCCTACGCCATTGGGGATTTTGCGCAAAAGAGCGAGCCGGCGAGCTTCGACGCGTTGCATCTCGGCGACGTGCTCGAGCATCTCGAAGATCCCGCGGCAACGCTCGGCGAGCTTATGGGTTTCTTGAAGCCCGGGGGATTGCTTTTCGTCGAGGGGCCTCTGGAAAGCAATCCCAGTCCCGTGTTCTGGGCGGCGCGTCTCTTCGGCGAGGCGAAGCGCTTGTTGAAGCCGGGCTTCGCCGGCTCGGGAGCACCGACCCATCTCCTGCGCGTCGACGCGACGCAGCAGCTGGCCTTTTTCAATCGGTTCTGGCCCGAGCTCCAGGCGGCGCACTGGAGCGTATATGAAACCGGCTGGCCTTATCAGGGAGGCGGCGCGGTGAAGAGCGCAATCGCCGCCCTCGCGATTGCGATCGGCGGCAAAAGCTTCTTCGGCGTGACCTTCGGCAATCGTTTTCGCGGCGTGTTTCGCGCGCCGCGAGATCCCGCGAAAGAACGGGCCGCGTGA
- a CDS encoding glycosyltransferase — protein sequence MQLKALAYQIARYSGFNAVCRHWNRGRVKTLIYHNVLPENDAVPFGLHPDEFERHLEAVKKYYNPVWLNDDGEIIGARRDRINVLLTFDDGFINNYEYAFPLLVKHGLKATFFLIVSCVKDGAVPRIADRYTSPGVEPCAKSYGTLSPAEIREMRAAGMTFGSHTFDHADLSQLSVEESVEEASNSGRALCELIGAPPTLFAFPWGRYRMGQPAAISRIYRRVFTTNHGFNSVVDHIMHRNEAMTVPHLHAALSGALDLVKKNKAYLFMSDQNAVSASSKGARPLVTLVLPSLGVGGAEVVNALLARELMKRGFRVEFVVGRDDSEASKLLPSGASYIVMESKNHRGFISPLVSYLLKRRPDILVGSMWSLTTTVAMAHFLAGSRAKLCIWEHSTLSVQYGGRGWAHRFLLKNSLTFALARADVRIAVSGGVADDLAALSDLPREKFEVIYNPICLAPVTSPAVEHEAESLWGGWRGPRIISVGNFKAQKNHAMLLEAFRQLLATREARLLILGTGVLFESTRALASSLGIVDKVLLPGLRANPAAYYKSADLFVLSSNFEGFGNVIVEALSCGLPVVSTDCRSGPAEILEDGRYGRLVPVGDSVALAQAMLDSLDDTHDKEALKRRASEFSPERMVDQFLRSVYPDSERGLDLQIATARS from the coding sequence ATGCAACTGAAAGCGCTGGCTTACCAAATTGCGCGCTATTCGGGGTTCAACGCCGTCTGCCGCCACTGGAACAGGGGGCGCGTCAAAACCTTAATCTACCATAATGTGTTGCCGGAGAACGACGCGGTTCCGTTCGGGCTTCATCCCGACGAATTCGAGCGACACTTGGAGGCCGTCAAAAAATATTACAACCCGGTTTGGCTGAACGATGATGGGGAGATCATCGGAGCGAGGCGCGATCGCATCAACGTGCTGCTCACCTTCGACGATGGTTTCATCAACAATTACGAATATGCGTTCCCGCTCCTCGTGAAGCACGGACTGAAGGCGACCTTCTTCTTGATCGTCTCCTGCGTCAAAGACGGCGCCGTGCCACGCATCGCCGACCGCTACACCTCGCCGGGAGTCGAGCCCTGCGCCAAGTCCTATGGGACACTGTCTCCCGCAGAAATTCGCGAAATGCGGGCCGCCGGCATGACCTTCGGCTCGCACACCTTCGATCACGCCGATCTATCGCAGTTGAGCGTCGAGGAAAGCGTCGAGGAGGCCAGCAACTCCGGCAGGGCTCTCTGTGAGCTCATCGGCGCGCCGCCCACGCTGTTTGCATTTCCGTGGGGGCGTTATAGGATGGGCCAACCGGCCGCGATCTCAAGGATCTACCGGCGTGTTTTTACCACCAATCATGGTTTCAACTCTGTCGTTGACCACATAATGCATAGAAACGAGGCGATGACCGTGCCGCATCTCCACGCCGCATTGAGCGGGGCGCTTGATCTCGTCAAGAAGAACAAGGCTTATCTTTTCATGTCAGACCAGAACGCCGTCAGCGCTTCGAGCAAGGGGGCGCGTCCGCTCGTCACGCTTGTGCTGCCGAGCCTTGGCGTCGGCGGCGCCGAAGTCGTGAACGCCCTTCTCGCGCGGGAGTTGATGAAGCGTGGCTTTCGCGTGGAATTCGTCGTGGGGCGTGACGACAGCGAGGCAAGCAAGCTCTTGCCGTCGGGCGCGAGCTATATTGTTATGGAGTCGAAGAACCATCGGGGATTTATATCCCCGCTCGTCAGCTACCTTCTCAAGCGGAGGCCGGACATCCTTGTCGGCTCGATGTGGTCTCTGACGACGACGGTTGCGATGGCGCATTTTCTGGCTGGCTCGCGCGCGAAGCTCTGCATTTGGGAACATTCTACCCTCTCCGTCCAATATGGGGGCCGTGGTTGGGCGCATCGTTTCCTGCTTAAAAACAGTTTGACCTTCGCTCTCGCCAGGGCCGACGTGCGGATTGCGGTGTCCGGCGGAGTGGCGGACGACCTCGCTGCCTTGTCGGATTTGCCGAGGGAGAAATTCGAGGTCATTTACAATCCCATCTGTCTTGCGCCGGTCACCAGTCCCGCGGTGGAGCATGAGGCTGAGAGCCTTTGGGGCGGTTGGCGCGGCCCGAGAATCATCAGCGTCGGAAACTTCAAGGCGCAAAAGAATCACGCGATGCTTCTCGAGGCCTTCAGGCAATTGCTTGCGACCAGAGAGGCGAGGCTGCTCATTCTCGGAACCGGCGTTCTGTTCGAGAGCACCCGCGCGCTGGCGTCCTCCCTCGGCATAGTGGACAAAGTGCTGCTTCCCGGCCTCCGCGCAAATCCCGCAGCCTATTACAAGTCAGCTGATCTTTTCGTTCTGTCGTCGAATTTCGAAGGCTTCGGCAATGTGATCGTGGAAGCCTTGTCATGCGGCCTGCCAGTCGTTTCAACGGATTGCCGGAGCGGACCGGCGGAGATTTTAGAAGATGGCCGCTATGGCCGCCTCGTTCCCGTCGGCGACTCCGTTGCGCTCGCTCAGGCCATGCTGGACTCTCTCGACGATACGCATGACAAGGAAGCGTTGAAGCGGCGGGCGTCGGAATTTTCGCCGGAGCGGATGGTCGACCAGTTCCTCCGGAGCGTCTACCCCGACTCCGAACGAGGGCTTGATCTTCAAATCGCGACAGCGCGGAGCTGA